In Pectobacterium aroidearum, the following are encoded in one genomic region:
- a CDS encoding ABC transporter permease encodes MNRYLALRIGQALLVLWAAFTLSFILLQAMPGDAVLIKFQNPELGLSAEQIAQLRLSYGADTPVLTQYFHAIAQILRGDLGLSLQAGVPVTELIAANLPPTLLLAVLGFIAAGLLAFALAFLSTLTPFQWLRSTLQSLPSLFISVPTFWLGIVLIQIFSFRLGLIPVINPGEWEGLILPVLTLALPISAPLAQVLMRSIDQVQTQPFVAVARAKGASRSGVLWRHIARNAMLPTLTIAGLLLGELIAGALITETVFGRNGLGQLTQEAVNYQDSSVLQAIVLVSAAAFVVVNLAVDLLYPLLDPRLKKTPGATL; translated from the coding sequence ATGAACCGATATCTGGCACTGCGCATCGGTCAGGCACTGCTCGTCTTGTGGGCGGCATTTACCCTGTCTTTTATCCTGCTTCAGGCGATGCCGGGTGATGCTGTACTGATCAAGTTCCAAAACCCGGAGCTCGGCCTGAGTGCCGAGCAGATCGCGCAGTTGCGTTTGTCTTACGGTGCCGATACGCCGGTACTCACGCAATATTTTCATGCGATAGCCCAGATACTGCGTGGCGATCTCGGCCTCTCTCTTCAGGCGGGCGTGCCAGTCACCGAGTTGATTGCCGCGAATCTGCCGCCCACGCTGCTGCTCGCGGTGCTGGGCTTCATCGCTGCTGGCCTGCTGGCGTTTGCTCTGGCGTTCTTATCGACGCTGACGCCGTTTCAGTGGCTACGAAGCACGCTGCAATCGTTGCCGTCGCTGTTTATTTCCGTCCCAACCTTTTGGCTCGGTATCGTACTGATTCAGATTTTCTCTTTCCGTCTGGGGCTGATTCCGGTGATTAACCCCGGCGAATGGGAAGGGCTGATTTTACCGGTTCTCACACTGGCGCTACCGATCTCCGCCCCGCTGGCTCAGGTGCTGATGCGCAGCATCGATCAGGTACAAACCCAGCCGTTTGTTGCCGTCGCCCGCGCCAAAGGAGCCAGCCGCAGCGGCGTGCTGTGGCGACATATCGCCCGCAACGCGATGCTGCCCACGCTGACCATCGCTGGCCTGCTGTTGGGCGAACTGATTGCGGGAGCGCTGATTACCGAAACCGTGTTTGGCCGTAACGGACTCGGTCAGTTGACGCAGGAAGCTGTGAACTATCAGGACAGCAGCGTATTGCAGGCCATCGTACTGGTTTCCGCTGCCGCCTTTGTTGTCGTCAATCTGGCCGTCGACCTGCTCTATCCCCTTCTCGATCCGCGCCTGAAAAAAACGCCAGGAGCCACGCTATGA
- a CDS encoding RICIN domain-containing protein has protein sequence MIGILKYAADTTLALGVSDQIKDAKAVLLRADSSLDKILWNLDSSTGVISLAASNGTLALAIKNKAITNGTDIVLQLTNKNEPTQKWDFASKHDFILSQANKSYVIDDDTRGGAGTRVQLYEFNGSIAQQWKFTPIDRISALASE, from the coding sequence ATGATTGGTATTTTAAAATATGCAGCAGATACAACACTGGCATTAGGTGTCTCCGATCAGATAAAAGATGCCAAAGCCGTTCTTCTCCGTGCAGACTCTTCTCTCGATAAAATCCTGTGGAATTTGGATAGCAGCACAGGGGTAATTTCACTGGCGGCGAGTAACGGAACTCTAGCGCTGGCAATTAAAAACAAAGCGATTACTAACGGTACAGATATCGTTTTGCAGTTAACCAATAAAAATGAACCAACTCAAAAATGGGATTTTGCAAGCAAGCATGATTTTATTTTGAGTCAGGCGAATAAATCCTATGTTATCGACGATGATACCCGTGGTGGTGCAGGAACACGTGTTCAGCTATATGAATTTAATGGTTCAATCGCTCAGCAATGGAAATTCACCCCTATTGATAGAATCTCTGCATTAGCGAGCGAATAA
- a CDS encoding alkylhydroperoxidase domain protein has protein sequence MTHANTLHTPDVLDTLAEISPDSALAAARKTRDAATRHTQGSYEALFNANAADDATLPLSLRFWFATKISGWQQDEQLQRFYAERLSDFPEPALTPALQLALDHAERLTKTPVHASASHVSALEHAGWSVDDIVTLSQLIAFVNFQSRLLRGYRLIASHRVGQPHSQAAVAGQWHTQPQTHSGKSAPQAFTQAELGWEPWIAPKPLAEFNADEQAILARFGHTDSDYFRLLGRNLPVLEQRTLTDKGIFYTAGGLPRKERELIAAVTSKVNGCIYCASVHARKASQLSKQDSDVQRLLDVVPGGDLGIGQSLRWQAIIDFSARLSATPAQVNANDLKQLQEQGLDTLEIVDVVQSAAFFSWANRLMLTLGEPFWPEH, from the coding sequence ATGACGCACGCTAACACGTTACACACCCCTGACGTACTGGATACGCTGGCCGAAATTAGCCCAGACTCCGCCCTCGCGGCAGCCAGAAAAACCCGTGATGCGGCGACACGCCACACTCAGGGCAGCTACGAGGCGCTGTTTAACGCCAACGCCGCAGACGACGCGACGCTGCCGCTATCGCTGCGCTTCTGGTTTGCGACCAAGATCAGCGGCTGGCAGCAGGATGAGCAATTGCAGCGTTTTTATGCCGAGCGGCTGTCGGACTTCCCGGAACCCGCGTTGACACCCGCGCTACAGCTGGCGCTGGATCATGCCGAACGCCTGACGAAAACCCCCGTACACGCCTCGGCGTCCCACGTCAGCGCGCTGGAACATGCGGGCTGGTCGGTAGACGATATCGTGACGCTGTCGCAGCTCATCGCGTTTGTGAATTTTCAAAGTCGGCTACTGCGTGGCTATCGCCTGATTGCCAGCCACCGCGTCGGCCAGCCGCATTCACAGGCCGCTGTTGCGGGTCAGTGGCATACCCAACCGCAGACGCACAGCGGCAAATCCGCGCCGCAGGCGTTTACTCAGGCAGAACTGGGCTGGGAACCGTGGATCGCGCCCAAACCGCTGGCCGAATTCAATGCCGATGAACAGGCGATTCTGGCGCGCTTCGGCCACACCGATTCAGACTATTTCCGTCTGCTAGGCCGCAATCTTCCGGTGCTGGAACAGCGCACGCTGACGGATAAAGGGATTTTCTATACCGCTGGTGGCCTGCCGCGCAAAGAACGCGAACTGATCGCTGCCGTCACCAGCAAGGTCAACGGCTGCATCTACTGCGCCTCTGTACACGCACGTAAAGCCAGCCAGCTTTCCAAACAGGACAGCGATGTGCAGCGGCTGCTGGATGTCGTTCCCGGCGGTGATTTGGGTATCGGTCAAAGCCTACGCTGGCAGGCAATTATCGATTTCTCGGCTCGCCTTTCCGCCACGCCCGCGCAGGTCAACGCAAACGATCTGAAGCAACTGCAAGAACAGGGGTTAGATACGCTGGAGATCGTCGATGTGGTGCAGTCAGCCGCCTTTTTCTCATGGGCCAACCGACTGATGCTGACGCTAGGCGAACCCTTCTGGCCAGAGCATTAA
- a CDS encoding putative FMN-dependent luciferase-like monooxygenase — MTTKRLGFFTRLLDDTSAQQRYRLATEQIVKAEQLGFDSAWVAQHHFHADEGGLPSPLVFLALVAARTQRIQLGTGVITLPMEEPLRVAEDTAVLDLLSNGRLEVGVGSGGTPSSFAAFGHDSAQRGQILGRYLEKLRAAWRGEALSEDGNQLYPAAPHLDKRVWQATFSIEGAERAGKAGDGLMLSRTQPRPEHFPDATLTDLQNPMIDAYLAALPTGVTPRILSSRSVFVADDRQLALTLAEKGLTRSAARSGTFRAIPHDSIEALIASFDSHVGTAQDVIASLRADSSLERATDVTFQVHSIDPPHALILRSLELIATQVAPALGWRPAVKQKSPIGQEIA, encoded by the coding sequence ATGACAACGAAACGTCTGGGATTTTTCACGCGGCTGCTGGATGACACCTCCGCCCAGCAGCGCTATCGGCTGGCGACGGAACAGATCGTCAAAGCCGAACAACTCGGGTTCGACAGCGCCTGGGTCGCGCAGCACCACTTTCACGCTGATGAAGGCGGGCTACCTTCACCGCTGGTGTTTCTGGCGCTGGTCGCCGCGCGCACTCAGCGCATCCAACTCGGTACTGGCGTTATTACGCTGCCAATGGAAGAGCCGCTGCGCGTGGCGGAAGATACCGCCGTGCTTGATTTACTCAGCAACGGCAGACTGGAAGTCGGCGTAGGTTCCGGCGGCACGCCGTCCTCATTTGCCGCGTTTGGTCATGACAGCGCGCAACGCGGGCAGATCCTCGGGCGCTATCTGGAGAAACTGCGCGCCGCATGGCGGGGAGAAGCCCTAAGCGAAGACGGTAATCAGCTCTACCCTGCCGCCCCGCATTTGGATAAGCGTGTCTGGCAGGCTACGTTTTCCATCGAGGGGGCGGAACGAGCCGGTAAAGCAGGCGATGGCCTGATGCTCTCTCGTACCCAGCCGCGCCCAGAACATTTCCCGGACGCCACGCTGACTGACCTGCAAAACCCGATGATCGATGCCTACCTGGCCGCACTGCCTACGGGCGTCACACCGCGCATTCTCAGCTCACGCAGCGTTTTTGTGGCTGACGATCGTCAATTAGCGCTGACTCTGGCAGAGAAAGGGCTTACTCGTTCCGCCGCCCGTTCCGGCACGTTCCGTGCGATCCCTCACGACTCGATAGAAGCGCTGATCGCCTCCTTTGATAGCCATGTCGGCACCGCGCAGGATGTCATCGCGTCACTTCGGGCAGACAGCTCGCTGGAGCGTGCGACCGATGTGACATTCCAGGTGCACTCCATCGATCCGCCGCATGCGCTAATTCTGCGCTCGCTTGAACTGATTGCCACTCAGGTGGCTCCCGCGTTGGGCTGGAGACCCGCCGTCAAACAGAAAAGCCCGATCGGGCAGGAGATTGCATGA
- a CDS encoding TIGR04028 family ABC transporter substrate-binding protein has protein sequence MATFLHPHQKLTIFASLLLLGGALSAQAANDTPKIGGTLIYLEQQAHTNLYTPAGGFYPNGGILNQITDKLTYQNPETLEIEPWVAESWTVNADNTEYTFKIRPGISFSDGTPLDANAVAKNFDTYGLGNTALNQPVSEVINNYLRSEVIDPLTVKFYFKKPSPGFLQGTSAIGSGLVSLSTLERNFNQLGNAKNIIGSGPFVVSSEKLGRELKLTARKDYNWAPVKSKHQGRAYLDGITYLVTPEDSVRIGALVSGQADFIRQIQAYDEKRVQSQNFNLYAPPTRGVNNSVVFRPDNPLVADIRVRKALLHATNTKEIINTLFSDNYPQATSPLAKTAAGYVDLSSKLTFDPAQANKLLDEAGWKTGSQGLRQKDGKTLELTAYESLPQPQNKETLQLVSQQWAKVGVKLNVLAGDAGSKTVDSLDPLKTGVAPAMVGRADPDVLKSQYYPTVRNVLLQKGGSSDKVKDFVDPHLNTLLDGIAAETDRSKRLALVGEVQNYLIDQAYVIPIFEEPQVFAGAPTTKGIAFEAVGRPSFYNTWLDK, from the coding sequence GTGGCGACTTTTTTGCATCCTCATCAGAAACTCACTATTTTTGCCTCGTTGCTCCTTCTGGGCGGTGCACTGAGTGCACAGGCAGCGAACGACACACCGAAAATCGGCGGCACGCTGATTTATCTGGAACAGCAAGCACACACCAATCTCTATACGCCCGCAGGCGGGTTTTACCCGAACGGCGGCATTCTCAACCAGATTACCGACAAACTGACGTACCAGAACCCGGAAACGCTGGAGATCGAGCCGTGGGTTGCGGAATCCTGGACCGTCAACGCGGATAACACCGAATACACGTTCAAGATTCGTCCCGGCATCAGCTTCTCTGATGGCACTCCGCTGGATGCCAACGCGGTAGCGAAAAACTTTGATACCTACGGTTTGGGGAACACAGCGCTCAACCAGCCGGTTTCAGAAGTCATCAATAACTACCTGCGCAGTGAAGTCATCGACCCGCTCACAGTGAAGTTTTACTTTAAGAAGCCCTCTCCAGGCTTTCTGCAAGGCACCTCAGCGATCGGTTCCGGTCTGGTATCTCTCAGCACGCTTGAGCGCAATTTCAATCAGTTAGGCAATGCCAAAAACATTATTGGTTCCGGTCCATTCGTCGTGAGCAGCGAGAAACTAGGACGCGAACTGAAACTGACCGCCCGTAAGGATTACAACTGGGCACCGGTTAAATCGAAGCATCAGGGACGCGCCTATCTGGACGGCATTACCTATCTGGTGACCCCGGAAGACAGCGTACGTATTGGCGCGTTGGTATCCGGTCAGGCGGATTTCATTCGTCAGATTCAGGCCTACGATGAAAAGCGGGTGCAAAGTCAGAACTTCAATCTTTATGCCCCGCCTACGCGCGGCGTCAATAACAGCGTGGTTTTCCGCCCGGACAACCCGCTGGTCGCCGATATCCGCGTGCGTAAAGCGCTGCTGCACGCCACCAACACCAAAGAGATCATCAATACGCTGTTCTCTGACAACTACCCACAGGCTACGTCACCGCTGGCCAAAACCGCCGCAGGCTATGTCGATCTCTCTAGCAAGCTCACCTTCGATCCCGCGCAGGCCAACAAACTGTTAGATGAAGCGGGGTGGAAAACCGGTTCGCAGGGATTGCGGCAAAAAGACGGTAAAACGCTGGAACTGACCGCTTATGAATCGCTGCCACAGCCGCAGAACAAAGAAACCTTACAGTTGGTTTCCCAGCAGTGGGCAAAAGTCGGCGTGAAGCTGAACGTGTTGGCGGGCGATGCGGGCAGTAAAACCGTCGATAGCCTCGATCCGCTGAAAACTGGCGTTGCACCAGCGATGGTAGGCCGTGCCGACCCAGATGTACTGAAAAGCCAATATTACCCGACGGTACGTAACGTCCTGCTGCAAAAAGGTGGCTCCAGCGACAAAGTGAAGGACTTTGTTGATCCGCATCTGAATACGCTGCTGGATGGCATCGCCGCTGAAACCGACCGCAGCAAGCGGCTGGCGCTGGTCGGGGAGGTACAGAACTACCTGATCGATCAGGCCTACGTCATTCCCATTTTTGAAGAACCGCAGGTGTTTGCCGGCGCCCCCACGACAAAAGGCATCGCGTTTGAAGCCGTCGGTCGCCCGAGTTTCTACAACACCTGGCTGGATAAGTAA
- a CDS encoding ABC transporter permease, whose product MTTVQLEKITFPLLRKRPLLRRYAFQPGLLLAWLVMLTVALWALFPGWFTGYSPTEGIAGAQRLAPDADYWLGTDQLGRDLYARIVYGAVHSLSGAVIAVGLGLVLGSLFGLLAGAVGGWLDSVVMRSIDVLLAIPGLLLALSVIILLGFGTVNAAIAVGVTSVASFTRLVRSEVLRVRHSDYVEAAYGSGGTFFSVLWRHILPNSLTTVFAFAALQFGSAILAISTLSFLGYGAPPPTPEWGLLIAEGRNYIATAWWLTTFPGLVVVLVVLSANRISQSIRRTER is encoded by the coding sequence ATGACTACCGTACAGCTGGAAAAAATCACCTTTCCTCTTCTGCGCAAGCGGCCTCTACTGCGTCGCTACGCCTTCCAACCGGGGCTATTGCTGGCCTGGCTGGTGATGCTGACCGTCGCGCTTTGGGCGCTGTTCCCCGGCTGGTTTACTGGCTATAGCCCGACAGAGGGCATCGCGGGCGCACAGCGGCTGGCACCCGACGCCGACTACTGGCTCGGCACCGACCAGCTGGGACGTGATCTCTACGCGCGCATCGTTTATGGCGCCGTGCACTCGCTTTCCGGTGCCGTTATCGCCGTCGGGCTGGGTCTGGTGCTCGGTAGCCTGTTCGGTCTCTTGGCGGGCGCGGTGGGCGGCTGGCTGGATAGCGTCGTGATGCGCAGCATTGATGTGTTACTGGCTATTCCCGGCCTGCTGCTGGCACTGAGCGTCATCATTCTGTTGGGTTTCGGCACGGTTAACGCCGCGATTGCCGTGGGTGTCACCTCCGTCGCTAGCTTCACCCGGCTGGTACGTTCAGAAGTGTTGCGCGTGCGCCACAGCGACTACGTCGAAGCCGCCTATGGCAGCGGCGGCACCTTTTTCAGCGTGTTATGGCGGCACATCCTGCCGAACTCACTGACCACCGTTTTCGCCTTTGCCGCGCTGCAATTCGGCAGTGCGATTCTGGCCATCTCCACGCTGAGCTTCCTCGGCTACGGCGCACCACCGCCCACGCCGGAATGGGGACTGCTGATCGCCGAAGGCCGCAACTACATTGCCACCGCGTGGTGGTTAACCACCTTCCCCGGTCTGGTTGTCGTACTCGTTGTGTTGTCCGCCAACCGCATCAGCCAATCGATCAGAAGGACGGAACGATGA
- a CDS encoding LysR substrate-binding domain-containing protein: MKACESLSHCIVTRTTPHTQPSSAKSWTFTTFEAATQAVLHQVGYGWLPEARIAEHIAYGELQILPLQQGERRTTPLYLLTEEKGQPLSKEILTLIALLFGGL, encoded by the coding sequence TTGAAAGCGTGCGAGTCGCTGTCTCACTGCATCGTTACGCGCACGACGCCGCATACGCAGCCTTCCTCTGCCAAGAGTTGGACATTCACCACGTTTGAAGCCGCTACTCAGGCCGTTTTGCATCAGGTGGGCTACGGCTGGCTGCCGGAAGCACGAATTGCAGAACACATTGCGTACGGCGAATTACAAATACTGCCGTTACAACAAGGGGAAAGACGCACCACCCCGCTCTATCTGTTGACCGAAGAGAAAGGGCAGCCGCTCAGTAAAGAGATCCTCACGCTCATCGCGCTACTGTTCGGCGGGCTCTGA
- a CDS encoding LysE family translocator, whose amino-acid sequence MTLTESLIAFTFAATILTLTPGLDTALILRTATVEGSKKAFHAAFGIQVGCLIWGAMVAFGLGTLIAASELAYNILKWCGAAYLCWLGLQMLLKPRTELVMAASQDAPKHQNWFLRGMLGNVLNPKIGVFYVSFLPQFIPAGHSVVLWTYLLVLIHVVIGTLWSSTLIAATRPLSRFLRRGAVVKWMDRTTGVLFLAFAARLALSRR is encoded by the coding sequence GTGACGTTGACCGAATCGCTGATTGCTTTTACGTTTGCCGCGACGATATTAACCCTGACGCCGGGTTTGGATACGGCCTTGATTTTACGCACCGCGACCGTTGAAGGCAGTAAAAAAGCCTTCCATGCCGCGTTTGGTATTCAAGTCGGCTGCCTTATTTGGGGCGCGATGGTGGCGTTTGGTCTGGGGACGCTGATTGCGGCGTCGGAGCTGGCCTATAACATCCTGAAATGGTGCGGTGCGGCGTACCTCTGCTGGCTGGGTTTGCAAATGCTCCTGAAGCCCAGAACCGAGCTGGTGATGGCGGCATCACAAGACGCACCAAAGCATCAGAACTGGTTTCTCCGTGGCATGTTGGGTAACGTACTCAATCCGAAAATCGGCGTGTTCTATGTTTCATTCCTGCCGCAATTTATCCCTGCCGGCCATTCGGTCGTGTTGTGGACTTACCTGCTCGTTCTTATTCATGTCGTCATCGGCACGCTGTGGTCGTCTACGCTGATTGCTGCTACGCGCCCGCTGTCGCGTTTTCTACGGCGCGGCGCGGTCGTGAAATGGATGGACCGAACGACGGGCGTTCTCTTTTTGGCATTCGCCGCGCGTCTGGCTTTGTCCCGGCGGTAG
- a CDS encoding SMI1/KNR4 family protein: protein MRRLDDLESWLINQLPEVVEDLNPGATQNELDAFIQHIGVAVPDDFLALYRWHNGQRMEQNTGLWYGMSFLPLASVMQEVDGWREIVNTSSDDDLTSLNYGMSSTPPHYVKPVYANPLWIPFAYDWGGNYLAVDLDPDVQGTRGQVINCGRDEERKIAIAPSLDAFLQWMIGELNAGNVNIRLEDDGGRSFNTLRPEKYHFLDALAAIFDDAPSPASPPATSGKSIWSWFKKRK from the coding sequence ATGCGCAGACTCGATGATCTAGAAAGCTGGTTAATCAATCAGTTACCTGAAGTAGTAGAAGACCTAAACCCCGGCGCAACGCAAAACGAGCTCGACGCTTTTATACAACACATCGGCGTGGCAGTGCCGGATGACTTTCTCGCGCTGTACCGCTGGCACAACGGGCAGCGTATGGAACAAAATACCGGCCTGTGGTATGGCATGAGCTTTTTACCGCTGGCTAGTGTCATGCAAGAAGTCGATGGATGGCGAGAAATTGTGAATACATCAAGCGATGACGATCTCACCAGCTTGAATTACGGTATGTCATCTACGCCTCCTCACTACGTGAAGCCCGTCTATGCCAATCCACTGTGGATTCCCTTCGCCTATGACTGGGGCGGCAACTATCTGGCGGTCGATCTGGATCCCGATGTACAAGGTACGCGTGGACAGGTAATCAACTGTGGACGCGACGAAGAAAGAAAAATAGCCATCGCCCCCAGTCTCGATGCCTTTCTCCAGTGGATGATAGGGGAACTCAACGCTGGCAACGTCAATATCCGTCTTGAGGATGACGGAGGCCGGAGTTTCAACACGCTGCGTCCAGAGAAATACCATTTCCTCGATGCATTGGCCGCCATTTTTGACGATGCGCCATCGCCAGCAAGCCCCCCAGCAACATCAGGAAAATCAATCTGGTCCTGGTTCAAGAAGCGTAAATAA
- the ghrB gene encoding glyoxylate/hydroxypyruvate reductase GhrB, with the protein MKPSVILYKKIADDLRARLDQHFTVTELDAFPSLDHPALATAEGIIGSGGKVDKDFLQHAPRLRAASTISVGYDTFNVDALNEKGVILMHTPTVLTETVADTVLALMLTSARRVVEVAERVKAGEWKGGVDSDWFGTDVHHKTIGILGMGRIGLAVAQRAHFGFSMPVLYNARRHHAEAEQRFNARHCDLDTLLAESDFLCITLPLTAETHHLIGREQLAKMKPSAILINIGRGAVVDEDALTEALVKGTIQGAGLDVFVKEPLPVDSPLLDLPNVVALPHIGSATHETRYDMAACAVDNLIAALSGQVKENCVNPQVLK; encoded by the coding sequence ATGAAACCTAGCGTTATCCTGTATAAAAAAATTGCTGACGACCTACGCGCTCGTTTAGATCAACACTTCACCGTCACTGAGCTTGACGCCTTTCCTTCACTCGACCACCCGGCTCTGGCAACGGCCGAAGGCATCATTGGTTCCGGTGGTAAAGTCGATAAAGACTTCCTGCAACACGCCCCACGCTTACGTGCGGCCTCCACCATTTCTGTCGGTTACGACACCTTTAACGTCGACGCACTGAATGAAAAAGGGGTGATTCTCATGCATACCCCAACCGTGCTGACAGAAACCGTGGCGGATACGGTTCTGGCGCTGATGCTCACCAGCGCACGACGGGTCGTGGAAGTGGCCGAACGCGTTAAAGCAGGCGAATGGAAAGGTGGCGTTGACAGCGACTGGTTTGGCACTGACGTTCACCATAAGACCATCGGCATTCTGGGGATGGGTCGCATCGGTCTGGCAGTCGCACAACGCGCCCACTTTGGTTTTAGCATGCCGGTTCTGTACAACGCTCGCCGCCATCACGCCGAAGCAGAGCAGCGCTTTAATGCTCGCCATTGCGATCTCGATACGCTCCTGGCCGAGTCTGACTTCCTCTGTATCACGCTGCCACTCACGGCGGAAACACATCATCTGATTGGGCGTGAGCAGCTGGCAAAAATGAAACCCAGCGCCATTTTGATTAATATCGGTCGTGGTGCTGTCGTGGATGAAGACGCGCTGACGGAAGCGCTGGTGAAAGGAACCATTCAGGGCGCAGGCTTGGACGTGTTTGTCAAAGAACCGCTGCCCGTCGATTCTCCGCTGCTGGATTTACCTAACGTCGTGGCGCTGCCACATATCGGTTCTGCCACGCACGAAACACGCTACGATATGGCCGCCTGCGCCGTTGATAACCTGATTGCCGCCCTAAGCGGTCAGGTGAAAGAAAACTGCGTGAATCCGCAGGTTTTGAAATAG
- a CDS encoding ABC transporter ATP-binding protein gives MSLSASLQTSSAVPVLALENVTIAYRSDDREQTVVEGVSFHIQPGEVVALVGESGSGKTTTAQAVIGLLAENGRLTRGAIRLNGVDISDWSQKRLDSVRGAQISLIPQDPTSSLNPVQTIGEQVDEILRIHQREDRQTIRQKTLALLERVGLNQPELRAKQYPHELSGGMKQRVLIAIAIALKPALIIADEPTSALDVTVQKRILDLLDELRRENGTAVLFVTHDLGVAAERADRLLVFQNGYIQEQGPTLEVLSAPSSHYARTLLANVPSLNPTPRPPRNHASDIIVSVENLVQTFPLSGRKGEHFRAVDDVSFSVARGTTHAIVGESGSGKTTTARSLLGFHHPSAGRILIDGTDITHLKGEALRQFRQKIQLVYQNPFGSLDPSQRLYDIVEEPLRNFNRHTAAQREQKIHEMFERVALPAALLSRKPRELSGGQRQRVAIARALVLEPQVLVLDEAVSALDVTVQAQILRLLAELQESLGLTYLFISHDLAVVRQIADTVSVLYHGKQLESGPVEQIFAHPEHRYTRELIEAIPGQQHPAFARPHHSETKVALNQGQ, from the coding sequence ATGAGCCTGTCAGCCAGCTTACAAACCAGCTCGGCGGTGCCCGTACTGGCTCTGGAAAACGTCACGATTGCCTACCGTAGTGACGATCGTGAGCAGACCGTCGTGGAAGGCGTCTCTTTTCATATTCAGCCCGGTGAAGTCGTCGCACTGGTGGGGGAATCCGGTTCAGGGAAAACCACCACCGCACAGGCGGTTATCGGTTTGCTGGCCGAGAACGGACGGTTAACACGCGGCGCCATTCGGCTCAACGGCGTGGATATCAGCGACTGGTCGCAGAAGCGGTTGGACAGCGTGCGCGGTGCGCAGATCAGCCTGATCCCGCAGGATCCCACCAGTTCCCTGAATCCGGTGCAGACCATCGGCGAGCAAGTGGACGAAATTCTGCGCATTCATCAGCGGGAAGATCGCCAGACTATCCGCCAGAAAACGCTGGCGCTGCTGGAACGCGTGGGGCTAAACCAGCCGGAGCTGCGAGCGAAACAGTATCCGCACGAGCTGTCCGGCGGTATGAAACAACGCGTCCTGATCGCGATTGCCATTGCGCTAAAACCTGCGCTGATTATTGCTGATGAGCCCACCAGCGCGCTGGATGTCACCGTGCAGAAACGTATTCTCGATCTGCTTGATGAACTGCGACGCGAAAATGGGACGGCGGTGCTGTTCGTTACGCACGACCTGGGGGTCGCGGCCGAGCGTGCCGATCGGCTGCTGGTCTTCCAGAACGGCTACATTCAGGAACAGGGTCCAACGCTTGAGGTGCTAAGCGCGCCCTCAAGCCACTATGCCCGCACGCTGCTGGCGAACGTGCCGTCGCTTAACCCAACGCCGCGTCCACCGCGCAACCATGCATCCGACATCATTGTCTCGGTCGAAAATCTGGTACAGACCTTCCCCTTATCGGGTCGTAAAGGGGAACATTTTCGGGCCGTGGATGACGTCTCTTTCAGCGTGGCACGCGGCACAACGCACGCCATTGTCGGCGAATCCGGCTCGGGTAAAACCACCACGGCACGCAGCCTGCTCGGGTTTCATCACCCCAGCGCCGGGCGCATTCTGATCGACGGCACCGATATCACTCACCTGAAAGGCGAAGCGCTACGGCAGTTCCGGCAGAAAATTCAGTTGGTCTACCAAAATCCCTTTGGTTCACTCGATCCCTCACAGCGGTTATACGACATCGTCGAGGAACCGCTGCGCAATTTTAATCGCCATACCGCCGCGCAGCGGGAGCAAAAAATTCATGAGATGTTCGAGCGCGTCGCCCTGCCCGCCGCGTTGCTGTCACGCAAGCCGCGTGAGCTGTCCGGCGGCCAGCGACAACGTGTCGCCATCGCCCGGGCGCTGGTGCTGGAACCGCAGGTACTGGTGCTGGACGAGGCTGTCTCGGCGCTGGATGTCACCGTGCAGGCGCAGATTCTACGTTTGCTGGCTGAATTACAGGAATCACTTGGGCTGACATACCTGTTCATTTCGCACGATTTGGCGGTCGTACGCCAGATCGCCGACACCGTTTCCGTGCTGTACCACGGCAAGCAGCTTGAATCCGGCCCGGTAGAGCAGATCTTCGCCCATCCCGAACATCGCTACACCCGTGAACTCATCGAGGCCATCCCCGGGCAGCAACACCCGGCTTTTGCCCGTCCGCATCACTCTGAAACCAAAGTGGCACTAAACCAAGGACAGTAG